ACCACATTTTTACTCATATATCCGCGTCTCTGGATAAGAATTAAATATTAATTAGACGACAAGGGCACAACAGCCCACTTGTCATCCTTGTAAACGACCTGACGATCACAATTACCGGCAACCGCTTCACCAGGAAGCCCAGCAATAACCTGCTCGCCCTGCTCTCGCAATTGCTGAACAAACTGCCAATGTTCCGGCGACTCGTTAAAAGCGGCATAAATTGCCGGTGCCGGTGTTGCAGGAGCTAACAACCCCAGTAATGCTTTTAGATCGATACTAAACCCGGTTGCCGGGCGCGCCCGGCCAAACACCTGACCAATATCGTCGTAGCGGCCACCTGAGGCCAATGCCTGGCCGTGCTCGCGCACCAGCGCAGAAAACACCAGCCCGGTGTGATAGTGGTAACCACGCAACTCGGCAAGATCAAAGTAGAACTGCAAGTTTGGAAACCGTGCCATCAGTGCCCGCGACAATTGCGTCAAAGAATCAATAGCCGCCACAGCCGCAGGAATATCCGCGAACAGCTCGCGGCCACGACTTAAGACATCTGCCCCGCCATGCAGGCTATTCAATGCCAGCAAATACTTGGCAGCCGTATTATCTGTGTTTAAGCCCGCTACAAAATCGTTTAACTCAGTCACCGCTTTGCGTTGCAAAATATCGAAATAACGTTGTTCTTGAACATCATCAAGCCCAGCCGCCTCAACCACCGCCCGATACACGCCGACATGACCGCTGTCCAAGGTAATGCCATCCAGCCCCGCCACGTGCAGGGTTTCCAGCATTAAACAGACAATTTCTAAGTCACTGGCCGGGCTATTATCCCCGTATAGTTCTGCCCCCAATTGGATAGGCGAACGGGAGACCAGCGGTTTTTTAGGCTTAGTATGCAAAACACTACCGGCATAGCACAATCGTACTGGGCCTTCGCGATTCAAACTGTGGGCATCTATTCTTGCTGCTTGGGGAGTGATATCTGCCCGCAAGCCCATCATTCGACCGGTGAGTTGATCGGTGACCCGAAAAGTCAGTAAATCAATATCACTGCCCAGCCCGACTAACAATGATTCGGTGTATTCCAGCATAGGCGGAATCACCAATTCATAGCCCCAGCTATGATAAAGGTCCAATAGACGGCGACGTAAATCTTCCACCTGCGCAGCTTGGGCGGGCAGAAGTTCTTCAACACCATCGGGGAGTAACCAGCGGTCTACCGAAGTCATAGCGCTCTTCAAATTCTCTTGCAGGGTCGCCGCTAACGCAGCCACGTAAGTAGAACAAGCCCAGATATCATGCTCAGCAAGCCCACCCAACGCACCTGCTTACTCTCCATATCGGCTAGCCGGTATACCCATAAACGCCAGCGCTCAGGACAAATAAAAGGAGCAAGCCCCTCTAAAACCAGCACTAAACTGAAGGCTACGGCGAGTTCCTGCCACATGATAGGGTCTTGCCTATTTATACATAAAAAAACCGCACCGGCCGATGACGTTTCCGTCTCGGCCGGTCCGGGGGATCGAATGATACCACAGTCCCCGCGATGCGAGGAATGCAAAGGCTTATCTCTAGCGCTTAAGATTACCTTGCTTCAAGTAACGAAAAAACTCGCTATCTGAATCTAACACCAGCATATCGCCGTCGCTGTTAAAGGCAGCTTTATAAGCCCGCAGACTGCGAACAAAGGCATAAAACTCGGGGTTGGCATTATAAGCAGCGGCATAGGTCCGCGAGGCCTGGGCATCACCTTCACCACGAATAATCTGCGCATCTCGGTAGGCATTGGCAGAAATAATGGTGCGCTGACGATCCGCAGTCGCGCGAATTTTCTCAGCCAATTCACGCCCTGTAGAACGATGCTCTCTGGCTTCCCGCTCTCGCTCAGACTTCATCCGGTCAAAGACTGACTGGCTAACCTGAGCAGGCAAGTCAATGCGCTTCACCCGCACATCAACAAGCTCGATACCAAACTCACTCACCGTAATGGTATTGAGATCACGGGTCAGATCCGTCATCAACAAATCCCGCTCACCAGACACCACCTCATGGAAGGTCCGTTCACCAAACTTGTTCCGCAACCCGGTATTAATACGCTGAGCCAGCAAGGCATCGGCACGAATCTCTTCACCGTTAGTCGCGGTGTAGAATTTTTGGGTGTCGGTGACCCGCCACTTGGCATAAAAATCCACGTCCAAGGGCTTCTTCTCAACCGTTAGAAAACGCTGAGTCGGCGCGTCCAACGTCAGAATGCGGCGCTCAAACTTTCGCACTACGTTCATAAACGGGGCTTTAAAATGTAAGCCGGGTGGCACATTGGGGTTAACCACCTCACCAAACTTGAGCATTACCGCTCGCTCAGTTTGCTTAACGATAAACAGCGAGTTGAAGCCCAAAACAATGGCGCCAACCAACACGATCACAATGGTAAAACTACGGCTATCCATGATTAGCGACCCTCCCGACGAGTGCTTTGACTATCCCGACGAAGTTGCTCTACCACTTTGTCAGTCAGTTCGCGAATATCAACATCTTGACTGCTGCCAGTCCGCTTAACACTGCTCTTATCCATCAACTTATCTAACGGCAGATACATCATATTGCTGCCGCCATCCACATCTACCATGACCTTTGACGAGTTGCTGTAAAAGTCTTGTAGCGCGTCAATGTACAAGCGCTCCCGGGTTACTTCAGGGGCCTTTTTATACTCCGTTAATAACTGAGTAAAACGCTGAGCTTCACCTTCTGCCTCGGCAATCACCTGCTCCTGATACGCCTGGGCTTCTTCCAGCTGACGCTGGGCTGCACCGCGAGCTTCAGGAATAATGCCGTTGGCATACGCTTCGGCTTCGTTTTTCAAACGTTCCCGATCTTCTTTAGCGCGAGTCACATCATCGAATGCGTCCTGCACCTGAGAGGGCGCCTGAGCATCTTCAATATTCACCTTGGCCACCAAAATACCGCTTTGGTAAGTATCCAGGTAGGCTTGCAACCGCATTTGAGTGGCTACCGCAATTTCTTCCCTGCCTTCAGTAATAACCTGATCCATTTTGGAGCTACCAACAACATGCCGCAGCGCACTTTCTAGGGCGTGCTCCAAGCTCAGTTCAGGGCTTTTTACTTTCAGCACAAAATTTGCCGGATCGTTAACGGTGTATTGCACCGACAAAGCAACGTCGACAATATTTTCGTCTTCGGTCAGCATTTGTCCGCGGCTGTGCGCCGAACGCACCTTGGTAACGTTGATTTTCTGGACTTCATCAACCAACGGCGGATTCCAGCGTAAGCCCGGCATAACCGTCGCGTGATACACCCCTAAGCGCAACACGACTGCTCGCTCCTGCTGATCTATCTGATAAAAACCAAACAGCCCCCAGATAATCACAGCCAAAACAGCAACCGCAATCAGCGTGCTACTGCCAACCTGAAAATCGCCGCCACTTTTACCGCTGTTTCCACCACTACCTTTGCCGCCAAACAGCTTGCTCAAACGGTCTTGTAGTTTCTTCAGCGCCTCGTCGAGATCTGGCGGCCCCTGGTCTTTTCCTCCCCAAGGATCTTTACCGTTATTACCACCACCCGGCTCATTCCAGGCCATATTTATCTCCCGTGATTTTTAATTTGAGGCACCAGATAAATCGCATTCACGATCTATCACATATTGTCATTGTTAGTAATTTGGACGCGAACCGTCGCAATGCGACTAAATCATTGGCCCGGGAGTCTAGCAGATTTCCCCAGCCCTGCTAAGCGTCTGCGCCCAGCAGTAAATCTTCT
The DNA window shown above is from Spongiibacter sp. IMCC21906 and carries:
- the hflC gene encoding protease modulator HflC; amino-acid sequence: MDSRSFTIVIVLVGAIVLGFNSLFIVKQTERAVMLKFGEVVNPNVPPGLHFKAPFMNVVRKFERRILTLDAPTQRFLTVEKKPLDVDFYAKWRVTDTQKFYTATNGEEIRADALLAQRINTGLRNKFGERTFHEVVSGERDLLMTDLTRDLNTITVSEFGIELVDVRVKRIDLPAQVSQSVFDRMKSEREREAREHRSTGRELAEKIRATADRQRTIISANAYRDAQIIRGEGDAQASRTYAAAYNANPEFYAFVRSLRAYKAAFNSDGDMLVLDSDSEFFRYLKQGNLKR
- the hflK gene encoding FtsH protease activity modulator HflK, which encodes MAWNEPGGGNNGKDPWGGKDQGPPDLDEALKKLQDRLSKLFGGKGSGGNSGKSGGDFQVGSSTLIAVAVLAVIIWGLFGFYQIDQQERAVVLRLGVYHATVMPGLRWNPPLVDEVQKINVTKVRSAHSRGQMLTEDENIVDVALSVQYTVNDPANFVLKVKSPELSLEHALESALRHVVGSSKMDQVITEGREEIAVATQMRLQAYLDTYQSGILVAKVNIEDAQAPSQVQDAFDDVTRAKEDRERLKNEAEAYANGIIPEARGAAQRQLEEAQAYQEQVIAEAEGEAQRFTQLLTEYKKAPEVTRERLYIDALQDFYSNSSKVMVDVDGGSNMMYLPLDKLMDKSSVKRTGSSQDVDIRELTDKVVEQLRRDSQSTRREGR
- a CDS encoding DUF2065 family protein, whose protein sequence is MWQELAVAFSLVLVLEGLAPFICPERWRLWVYRLADMESKQVRWVGLLSMISGLVLLTWLR
- a CDS encoding ATP phosphoribosyltransferase regulatory subunit; translation: MTSVDRWLLPDGVEELLPAQAAQVEDLRRRLLDLYHSWGYELVIPPMLEYTESLLVGLGSDIDLLTFRVTDQLTGRMMGLRADITPQAARIDAHSLNREGPVRLCYAGSVLHTKPKKPLVSRSPIQLGAELYGDNSPASDLEIVCLMLETLHVAGLDGITLDSGHVGVYRAVVEAAGLDDVQEQRYFDILQRKAVTELNDFVAGLNTDNTAAKYLLALNSLHGGADVLSRGRELFADIPAAVAAIDSLTQLSRALMARFPNLQFYFDLAELRGYHYHTGLVFSALVREHGQALASGGRYDDIGQVFGRARPATGFSIDLKALLGLLAPATPAPAIYAAFNESPEHWQFVQQLREQGEQVIAGLPGEAVAGNCDRQVVYKDDKWAVVPLSSN